The DNA window CTTAATTGTGAATATTGGGGGGGACCCGTGAGGGCCATGTGTATGCTTTGCTTGCTAGCCAACTCTCACAAAGAGCAAAATGAGCTTGCTTCAGATCACTGGTACATGGGAACAGTCTGAACTAGATGGCTCTCAGTTGACAGCAAAATAAAATTCTCCAGGTTCTTCACGAGGGGGCAGGGGAAGCTGAGGTAAACCTGGTTCACAGTGAGTTTCCTGGCCACGAAATTCACACTTAGCACATTCAGGAACTATGCCTAGGGAAAAAATAACGTCCTGATCTTGAAAATTACACAATTCACACAACTACGAAAACAAGACAGGATTACTCTTGTCGTACCGACCCTAGGAAAAGTGGAGGACGCTGGAAAACCAAATGGCATGTTGCCTTTGGGAAGTGCTTCTGTGCCTCTGTAAAATAGGTGACTCTTTGAAAAAGCATGGAATGATGATGAACAAACCCTGTCCCAACAGGAGATGACACACAGGACTTTTCTGTCCATCACCTGTGTTAGCAGCAAAGGCCTGGGCGGCAAAAAGGGACCCCAGATGCTTTCTACTGACTTCCACCCATCGATGCAGCTTCAGTGATCCAGAAACAGAAAGCATCTTGAGATGGACTCTGGCCATTTGGTGATTTCCTTCAGGctcataaaatcaaataaaatctcTGTACTTTGCTAAGTAGAACCTGCCTATTTTTTTTCACAAGGTGGGCACGTACCTACAGCCTAAGCCCCTAGTGTTCTGGAGACATCTGgggcctcttcctgctgctgttcCAGCAAGAACCTGATGTGAGAAAGCATTGTACATTTGTCACTAAAACTAATATGCAATTCTATTTctgcatgtgtttttaaaatgagaaagatGGTGCCCCACAGAGGGTGTCCAACATCAGAAATTTAAACGTATAACACAGAGCTACCTTACTTGGAGAACTGAGAAACCTCTGGCACACCGTATTTTGGATTCCCATCATCCGGGACAACCTGAACAGGCAGACTGGGGCTGATAGGAAGTCTTCACCTCTGCCTTACTGACAGAAGGAGATGCGTGTGGTGGGCTGACGAACTTTACAGATACTTGGGTAAAGCCAACTGGCGCTTTCTTGCATCTGTAGACGGTGGCCACTAAATTCACAGCTGCGTTTTGGTGATAACCAGCTCTGAAAGGATTAGCAGAAGTCGCTATATAATCCCTTTGTGAACCCTGTATTGAAAGAGACTAGGCAGAGTGCACAGATTCTTCGGGAGGGGGGATTAAAACAGGGTGTCCTCTCTTTATTCAGAATGCACTCTGCCTCTTTTGCACACCCTGCTGAAATGAGAAAGGGTTCATTCAGCAGAAGTTCCACGAATGCTCCGCTCACTGCTGGGTTGTGTAGGAAATTTATTTGCCCTAAAAAATGCTTTTTTCAAAGAGAATGCATGTAAAATATAGCTACTGCCTGCCAGATTTGGCAAAGCGGATCCACTGACAAAAATagttatgctgatgttttctttcttcacCCCACCTCATACTTTTGAACATTTGAGGAACTTGCTTcttaagagaaaatatttaattgaatgatgtcatcatctcCCGTATCCCTGTCTGCATGCTTATATGGGTGGATCGATTCCTGATGGCGCTGGAGCTTAACAAGAACTAGAATTACACTTAGAGGAAACAGTACCACCtgtttaaggaaaataaaaataaaaaatgtggcaGGGAGCAAATAATGTGACCTCATCTCTTTCCAGGGTTTGAGAGTATCAAGCCTAAAAGGACCAAGTTAAAGTGTTCACTACGGCTCATGGTTCCTTAAATCTTCCCTAATGCTCACCTACAAGGGGCTTTTTCCTGGAAAGAAGTGGACGCCTCACTCGATCAATACATACATTATGCACGGGGTCCTGAAGGTCAGTGACAAAGCTCTGAGAACTGCCGTTGCTTGAAACGTAAGGAAAGTTAACGCCGCTCAGAGAAAACTACCCCAAATCTCCTCCCcttatttcttctcttcctgGAGACTGATTTTTCAAGTTTAAACCAAAGCCTACACAATTGCTGCAACCTACTTTTAAacaatgtgtatgtgtgagagagagagagaaaaaaatctatacatttaCTAGATATAAAAACAGTAAGCGATGCGTGTGTTCCGGGGAGAACGCGGGAGGGCAGGAGGAGTTCAGTGGGGCTAATGGCAGGAATTgttttgaatctttttttttaaattttacgtatcgctgaaaaaataaaccagtCCGCTGTCCAGCAGAGGCTGCGTACACTCTATCCCTTCTGCCCCTGAGCTCACTCCGCGTGGATCTCCGTCTCCGGCCGCTGTAGACAGAGCTCGGAAGGCAGGAACGCTCCCTGGCCCAAGGCCGTGGCATAAGTCCTACTGTGTGAATGAGCAAAAGGAGGCACAAAACCCCCTCCTCCGGCGTAGCCCCCTCCTCTTTGGTGCTGAGGCATGGTATGGTAATCCTCCAAATTATCATACTGGGACACCACAGTCATGGCGTTTTGGCGTTTCCCCAGGGTTTGGTACGGGTAGAGAAGGCTAGCGTCCCGCTCCGTGCTCTCCGCGTGTTGGAGGCGCAGGCTGTGGCTCCGTTCGGGCTTTGGGGGCGGGGCCACAGGCTGTCCGTAGTGCTCCCCCTCTTTATAGCAGTCTCGGGAGTGCTTCTCGGGTAGCCGGCCTCGAGGCCGCTCCAGATCGGCTCTGTCCTCGGCCTGCTTCACCTCTTTGTGATTGAGCCTCAAGGTGTCGTGGTGGCCCGGGGCATACTTTCCGCCCGAGTGCTGCTGGTACCCAACGGATTCCGGAGGCTCCTGGTGGCCCTTGGGCCGGTAATCGGGATAGTGGGCCCCGTTTTTAGGATCCAGAGGCTGCTTATGGCTCACGTCGTGGGGCAGATGTGTTCTGTGCTCAGCGGAATTACAACCTGCTtcgtgctgctttctgctcctgaggcTGCTTTGCTTTTGAGAGAGGGGCGGCTTCTCTGCCTGCCCATTCCCGAAGGTCCCGTGGTAATGGGGTCTGTCTAGATCTGGTTCCGGATGGGGCGCGTAGTAGTGGTCATCCCCCTCAGGAGTACCTACCTTGCTCACGTACCTCCCTTCTTTCCCATCAGCAACTGTGAGGAGTCCAGTTTTCCCAGGATCGGATTTGCTGCGCAAGTGAATGACGTCCATGGTCCGTAGGTCGTCCTGTAACAAAGGGGCCACGTTGTCATACTGGGACATGACGGGCCCTTTCACTTTCTGGCGGGCACGGCTCTCTCGGCGGATGGACTGCATGCGGTATTTCTCCATGTCCTCCAGATCCCAGGAGACAAACATGGGCTTGAGGTCAGGGGCCGGGGGCACATCCCTGCTGATGAAGCTGTGTTCTTTGCCCGCCACGTGTCCCACAAGGCCTCCCCGAGGATACGGCGGCAAGCCTGGGTAACGATATAGACTCTTCGTCTGGAGCCTGGAGTAGGACGTGAAATCTCTGCTTGGGAGAGGATGGAACTGCCTCAGCCTCATGGTGCTGTAAGGGTCTAGGTCGCAAAACCCGCCGTCCGCGGCTGTGTAGCAGGAGGAGCTGGAGTAGGGGCTGTAGCGGTAATGGACCCTCCCGTTCTCAAAATAAGGCTGCAGCTGCGTCACGTGGTAATCGGCATGGGGCTGATATGGCTTGTACTGGTAGAGAGGCCTCGGGCAATAGAGGGGCTCATCGTCAGGCGGCACCTCCGTGCGAGAGATGGGGACCGACCGGATGGTGGAGGGGGCGGTGACGTGCAGGGAGTGGACCCGCCGAATGGTCGGGTAAGGCGGCGTCTCCTCGGCGTAGCTCGTGCTCCTCATGGGCGGGCTCATGGAGGACACATACTCCACCCGGCTGCGAGGCTTGGCGTGATGAACGGACGAGGTCTTCCCATGGGTGGCGTAGGCGTTATACCTGGGGCAGGTGGAAGCGGGGGCCTCCGTGAAAGAAGGGTAGCCTGGATGTTGCTCCGATTTGCTGTGGTAGAGCGGCGGGGGGATGCTTTCGGCTCTATGCTGGTGGGCGGAAGTGAGCTTGTGGGGTGTGTAGTTGTCAGGCCCCGGAGGCTCAGAGGGGCCCTCAGCCTTTGAGTGGGAAAAATAGGCAGACTGGAGGCCAGCTGGTttaggtgggggtgggggcggcgggggcggcagcAGGTCCTCTGCCGACGGCGGCGATGGCAGCGTGGAAGCAGCCGCGAAGGAATGGTACCCAGCAGGATTCAGGGCATCCACGTGGTTGGAATGCATGGCGGCTGCTATCTTGCTTTCTATTGTTCTCACAGGCGGGACCGGAGGCGTAAATCCGTACGAAGAGGGAGCTGGAACGGACTCGGACCTCGAGTGCAAAGGGGGAGCCCTGACATTCTCCCGGGGCTTTTCCAAATGCCCTTGGTGGAACGTTGCGATGGGGATGGCCGAAGTGCACTGGATGATGGCGCTGTCCTCAGCCATGCAAGCAGGAGCCGGCTCAGCGGGTCGAGGTTCCGGCGGATTGTCTGGCGTGGCTTCTCCTCGCACCTGGCGTGAGAAAGCACACCAAATCATGACCCTTGATCCACAATCACATTCAGAGCTGGACTCAAACTTCAGGGACAAATTGAACTGGTTTCTCTTTGACAAATAAAGAAACTCAACTTAAACCCATTCTTTTCGGAGACAACCACAAGCCAAACTGGATGGGGAACAGCCTACTTTACTGGAGGTATGCATGGATGTTCTCGTAAGGTTTCAAGCTGTGTTTTTCAACCAACAACACTAATGCAGTGTATaaaacagttccccccccccatatgaaaATCTAAATATTACTGtcataatttaaataaacacagagagacagacacaaaAGAACAACTAAGGGTGATGCTTTCCGGAAATAGAACGAAGTGAGATCTTATGCTGCTATCAGAAAGCCGGAAGATGAGAGCTGGGCCAACAGAATggtcaaaagaaaagaacatagTAAAAAGCCCTAAGGTTGATCTCAGGCAAGGCTCTGCTTATCACTGGCCCTGGTGATGACATATCATCATTGTATAGGGTACTCATCAGTAGTCAAATGGGGAAGAACCTTATGTCAAACTTTTGTCTCCTTTACTGTGCATACAATGCCTGTGCCTTCACTTCAAAAAAGGTGGTGGAAATTTAGCCTAACTCAAAGCAACTCTCAGTCAAAAGGCACCCATATGTCTctactggaaagaaaaaaacacaattattcTTAAGAGGGTGCTGGCTTTTACTGTCAGCCATAGGAGATAACACTGTCTGCTGCTATGCTTCCTAGAAGACTCATGccaatattttgttattttcaagAACTGTTTTAGATGCTATCCTAACAGCGATATCCTAATTTTcaggctatttttttttcctgggagcaGCGCCTTCAAGCATGCTTACCAAATGCCTTTCTTACCAACTCCATGCCTCTGGGCACtttagaggaaggaaagaaaaaaactaatAAAAGCACAAAAAGTAAACTGGGCGGGTGGGGATACATGGACATATTTTTGCCCAGGACTTTCAGTTAATCATTACATCCAAAATGGTTGCTGACGGAGACGTTGGGGTGGAGACGGGCTTCCGATCAAGGATTACCTGGCAGAAGTTGGACAAAGCTTTAGTGCCTGCAGCAGGAGCCTGTCCCACGGCTGGCTGATGATCTGCTGGTTTCTGCGGTGGAAGTTGGTGGCCACCCGCAAGAGCGTGCGGAGCGGTCACGAGACCCGCATCTCCCCATGTGTAGCTAGCGGTGACTGGGCTCGGCTGAGAAGTTGCAGTACTCTGGGTAGATACTGCAGGATCCGTGTCGGTTGCCGCTGTCTGGTTCTTTATCATGTAAGTGAGAGCCGTGGCGGCTGTTTTCTCTCCAGCATTTGTGGGAGGAAACTGGAGTTTATCATCTCCCGCGCAGGTGGGGAAATGTAGTTTGCTGCTGGTGTGGTTCTTCTCCATAGACAGACAAGTATGGAGTGGTGGGGCTTCCACAGACATCTCTGTCGTGGATGGTTCTGGCTGGACGGATCCTCTCACACCAGAGGGAGGGTGGCTCTGATCCTCAGGTGTAACAGAATGAGCAAGATGGTGTGTGTCTCCCAACATATATGGATGGAAGTGGTCCCAGCCCATGctctgaaggcttccaggcatgTCAGCGGAGAGAAGGGTAGGATTCCGGTTTCCAGGTCCACCAACCTGGAGATGGTTGCTACCTTCAAGCATGCCACTGTTTTGGAGGCCCTGATCCACAGGTAATCCACTCCGGTGGTGGTGATCCCCAGGCATAGTGCCCTGAAACCCCAGCTGATCCTCTGGCAGGTGAGCATAGAGCTTTTCTGAAGGAACACTAGAATACGGATGGAACTTTTCTGCAGTTCCTCCCGTCTCGGCCTCTGCCGAGCCGGTACACTCAGGCTGAACCTCTGGTTTCTTCTGGGTGTGAGCGGAGGCTTGCTGGGCAGACTCTGCCAAAGCTAAGGCTAGTATGCGAGCTGCGTTtttcggaggaggaggagggacaacAGAGACAGAATTGACGGGAGCGGCATCCTGGGGGGAGTCGAGACTTCCTGCTCCTAGTGGGAGGAAGagtagaaaaacaaaaggaaaaaaaagagaatgatTTATGTTATCCTGTCAGGAGAGCGAGCAATTCCTATAGAGAGcgtaatttttgttttttaaaaaaatagatgccTCCACCATTTGGCAGTGGGAACTTCTTGGCGTGACAAAGGGCGTCTTCGGTCAGACATGCAAACCGGGACAGCAGTTCGGCGTGAAAAGTGCAAGAGGTTCCTGTCGCACTCCTAGAGAGTTAGGCAGTAGATAATGCAGAAAGGAAAGGCCAGATCCGTGGGCTGGATCTTTCGTACCATTTAATCAGAGGTTACTtttggccaaaaaaaagagaagagggtCCCCTTCTTCAAGTGtagccagatttatttatttatagttttaaaaaaaaatagaaggtcTATCAGGTGGCATTATGGATTTGCAAGGATGGCAAGCGATCGTTTTTCATGTTATGAAAGAGTGAAAAGATATAGGGCTATATAAAATATTCAAGCATTCATTATTTGCGATGCAAGGAGACCGCAGAGAAGCTTGGGGGGGTTCCTTTAATTCTCTCTATTAGGACCCGAGCAACCTCCACATGCTCTGGAAGACACACACTCTGGCTCTTTATtgccagatttttttccccctctcttttttttttaaaggcacgcAGAGAAGCAAGAGAGCCGGTCGCTTGTGAATTtataga is part of the Pogona vitticeps strain Pit_001003342236 chromosome 8, PviZW2.1, whole genome shotgun sequence genome and encodes:
- the ARHGAP32 gene encoding rho GTPase-activating protein 32 isoform X4 codes for the protein MMKSSLHSEEDDFVPDLQRSIHPRERPDWEETLSAMARGADIPDIAGELPLRTCGSTASMKVKNVKKLSFTKGHFPKMAECAHFHYENVDFGNIQLSLPEEQNEVTRNGCESKELVYLVQISCQGKSWIVKRSYEDFRVLDKHLHLCIYDRRFSQLSELPRSDALKDSPELVTQMLMAYLSRLSAIAGNKINCGPALTWMEIDNKGNHLLVHEESSINVPAIAAAHVIKRYIAQAADELSFEVGDIVSVIDMPPKELTTWWRGKHGFQVGFFPSECVELINDKVPQSVTNSVPKPVSKKHGKLITFLRTFMKSRPTKQKLKQRGILKERVFGCDLGEHLLNSGHDVPQVLKSCTEFIEKHGIVDGIYRLSGIASNIQKLRHEFDSEQIPDLTKDVYIQDIHCVGSLCKLYFRELPNPLLTYQLYEKFSDAVSAATDEERLVKIHDVIQQLPPPHYRTLEFLMRHLAHLADYCAITNMHTKNLAIVWAPNLLRSKQIESACFSGTAAFMEVRIQSVVVEFILNHVDVLFSSKLSSVIRESAGHSSLSRPKSLLVSSPSTKLLTLEEAQARTQAQINSPIVADSKYIEVGEGPAALQGKFHTIIDFPTERKRPPSKVKKSPVGSWRSFFNLGKSSSISKRKLQRNPSEPSEMKAIALAGGRGDSGTLRSAKSEESLSSLHAIDGDSKLFRPRRPRSSSDALSASFNGELLGNMNRCNSYDNLPHDHESDGDEGHLHVPALISPKSSEDVDLSPPEIGVASLDFDPMSFQCSPPKAESECLDSSNSLLESVDFNLKDKPNVFKKELDSGSQCQTPGSATSSEPVSPYQEKTMSPFFTLDLSPTEEKPSKPQSFSEKIAHAFSPKMGRKPLKSPPNISEPASFTITSRMPDVVIGGGSGSLAPSDWAKGNFGTSESMSVSPPPLVTSPLKANEGRSSEGHQNPEDAKKPDLHEETDPPMPSSSQSKPVLAGQIQPGAGSLDSPQDAAPVNSVSVVPPPPPKNAARILALALAESAQQASAHTQKKPEVQPECTGSAEAETGGTAEKFHPYSSVPSEKLYAHLPEDQLGFQGTMPGDHHHRSGLPVDQGLQNSGMLEGSNHLQVGGPGNRNPTLLSADMPGSLQSMGWDHFHPYMLGDTHHLAHSVTPEDQSHPPSGVRGSVQPEPSTTEMSVEAPPLHTCLSMEKNHTSSKLHFPTCAGDDKLQFPPTNAGEKTAATALTYMIKNQTAATDTDPAVSTQSTATSQPSPVTASYTWGDAGLVTAPHALAGGHQLPPQKPADHQPAVGQAPAAGTKALSNFCQVRGEATPDNPPEPRPAEPAPACMAEDSAIIQCTSAIPIATFHQGHLEKPRENVRAPPLHSRSESVPAPSSYGFTPPVPPVRTIESKIAAAMHSNHVDALNPAGYHSFAAASTLPSPPSAEDLLPPPPPPPPPKPAGLQSAYFSHSKAEGPSEPPGPDNYTPHKLTSAHQHRAESIPPPLYHSKSEQHPGYPSFTEAPASTCPRYNAYATHGKTSSVHHAKPRSRVEYVSSMSPPMRSTSYAEETPPYPTIRRVHSLHVTAPSTIRSVPISRTEVPPDDEPLYCPRPLYQYKPYQPHADYHVTQLQPYFENGRVHYRYSPYSSSSCYTAADGGFCDLDPYSTMRLRQFHPLPSRDFTSYSRLQTKSLYRYPGLPPYPRGGLVGHVAGKEHSFISRDVPPAPDLKPMFVSWDLEDMEKYRMQSIRRESRARQKVKGPVMSQYDNVAPLLQDDLRTMDVIHLRSKSDPGKTGLLTVADGKEGRYVSKVGTPEGDDHYYAPHPEPDLDRPHYHGTFGNGQAEKPPLSQKQSSLRSRKQHEAGCNSAEHRTHLPHDVSHKQPLDPKNGAHYPDYRPKGHQEPPESVGYQQHSGGKYAPGHHDTLRLNHKEVKQAEDRADLERPRGRLPEKHSRDCYKEGEHYGQPVAPPPKPERSHSLRLQHAESTERDASLLYPYQTLGKRQNAMTVVSQYDNLEDYHTMPQHQRGGGYAGGGGFVPPFAHSHSRTYATALGQGAFLPSELCLQRPETEIHAE
- the ARHGAP32 gene encoding rho GTPase-activating protein 32 isoform X3, producing MMKSSLHSEEDDFVPDLQRSIHPRERPDWEETLSAMARGADIPDIAGELPLRTCGSTASMKVKNVKKSTNPGLMGCDSFHRLSFTKGHFPKMAECAHFHYENVDFGNIQLSLPEEQNEVTRNGCESKELVYLVQISCQGKSWIVKRSYEDFRVLDKHLHLCIYDRRFSQLSELPRSDALKDSPELVTQMLMAYLSRLSAIAGNKINCGPALTWMEIDNKGNHLLVHEESSINVPAIAAAHVIKRYIAQAADELSFEVGDIVSVIDMPPKELTTWWRGKHGFQVGFFPSECVELINDKVPQSVTNSVPKPVSKKHGKLITFLRTFMKSRPTKQKLKQRGILKERVFGCDLGEHLLNSGHDVPQVLKSCTEFIEKHGIVDGIYRLSGIASNIQKLRHEFDSEQIPDLTKDVYIQDIHCVGSLCKLYFRELPNPLLTYQLYEKFSDAVSAATDEERLVKIHDVIQQLPPPHYRTLEFLMRHLAHLADYCAITNMHTKNLAIVWAPNLLRSKQIESACFSGTAAFMEVRIQSVVVEFILNHVDVLFSSKLSSVIRESAGHSSLSRPKSLLVSSPSTKLLTLEEAQARTQAQINSPIVADSKYIEVGEGPAALQGKFHTIIDFPTERKRPPSKVKKSPVGSWRSFFNLGKSSSISKRKLQRNPSEPSEMKAIALAGGRGDSGTLRSAKSEESLSSLHAIDGDSKLFRPRRPRSSSDALSASFNGELLGNMNRCNSYDNLPHDHESDGDEGHLHVPALISPKSSEDVDLSPPEIGVASLDFDPMSFQCSPPKAESECLDSSNSLLESVDFNLKDKPNVFKKELDSGSQCQTPGSATSSEPVSPYQEKTMSPFFTLDLSPTEEKPSKPQSFSEKIAHAFSPKMGRKPLKSPPNISEPASFTITSRMPDVVIGGGSGSLAPSDWAKGNFGTSESMSVSPPPLVTSPLKANEGRSSEGHQNPEDAKKPDLHEETDPPMPSSSQSKPVLAGQIQPGAGSLDSPQDAAPVNSVSVVPPPPPKNAARILALALAESAQQASAHTQKKPEVQPECTGSAEAETGGTAEKFHPYSSVPSEKLYAHLPEDQLGFQGTMPGDHHHRSGLPVDQGLQNSGMLEGSNHLQVGGPGNRNPTLLSADMPGSLQSMGWDHFHPYMLGDTHHLAHSVTPEDQSHPPSGVRGSVQPEPSTTEMSVEAPPLHTCLSMEKNHTSSKLHFPTCAGDDKLQFPPTNAGEKTAATALTYMIKNQTAATDTDPAVSTQSTATSQPSPVTASYTWGDAGLVTAPHALAGGHQLPPQKPADHQPAVGQAPAAGTKALSNFCQVRGEATPDNPPEPRPAEPAPACMAEDSAIIQCTSAIPIATFHQGHLEKPRENVRAPPLHSRSESVPAPSSYGFTPPVPPVRTIESKIAAAMHSNHVDALNPAGYHSFAAASTLPSPPSAEDLLPPPPPPPPPKPAGLQSAYFSHSKAEGPSEPPGPDNYTPHKLTSAHQHRAESIPPPLYHSKSEQHPGYPSFTEAPASTCPRYNAYATHGKTSSVHHAKPRSRVEYVSSMSPPMRSTSYAEETPPYPTIRRVHSLHVTAPSTIRSVPISRTEVPPDDEPLYCPRPLYQYKPYQPHADYHVTQLQPYFENGRVHYRYSPYSSSSCYTAADGGFCDLDPYSTMRLRQFHPLPSRDFTSYSRLQTKSLYRYPGLPPYPRGGLVGHVAGKEHSFISRDVPPAPDLKPMFVSWDLEDMEKYRMQSIRRESRARQKVKGPVMSQYDNVAPLLQDDLRTMDVIHLRSKSDPGKTGLLTVADGKEGRYVSKVGTPEGDDHYYAPHPEPDLDRPHYHGTFGNGQAEKPPLSQKQSSLRSRKQHEAGCNSAEHRTHLPHDVSHKQPLDPKNGAHYPDYRPKGHQEPPESVGYQQHSGGKYAPGHHDTLRLNHKEVKQAEDRADLERPRGRLPEKHSRDCYKEGEHYGQPVAPPPKPERSHSLRLQHAESTERDASLLYPYQTLGKRQNAMTVVSQYDNLEDYHTMPQHQRGGGYAGGGGFVPPFAHSHSRTYATALGQGAFLPSELCLQRPETEIHAE
- the ARHGAP32 gene encoding rho GTPase-activating protein 32 isoform X5, with product MKSRPTKQKLKQRGILKERVFGCDLGEHLLNSGHDVPQVLKSCTEFIEKHGIVDGIYRLSGIASNIQKLRHEFDSEQIPDLTKDVYIQDIHCVGSLCKLYFRELPNPLLTYQLYEKFSDAVSAATDEERLVKIHDVIQQLPPPHYRTLEFLMRHLAHLADYCAITNMHTKNLAIVWAPNLLRSKQIESACFSGTAAFMEVRIQSVVVEFILNHVDVLFSSKLSSVIRESAGHSSLSRPKSLLVSSPSTKLLTLEEAQARTQAQINSPIVADSKYIEVGEGPAALQGKFHTIIDFPTERKRPPSKVKKSPVGSWRSFFNLGKSSSISKRKLQRNPSEPSEMKAIALAGGRGDSGTLRSAKSEESLSSLHAIDGDSKLFRPRRPRSSSDALSASFNGELLGNMNRCNSYDNLPHDHESDGDEGHLHVPALISPKSSEDVDLSPPEIGVASLDFDPMSFQCSPPKAESECLDSSNSLLESVDFNLKDKPNVFKKELDSGSQCQTPGSATSSEPVSPYQEKTMSPFFTLDLSPTEEKPSKPQSFSEKIAHAFSPKMGRKPLKSPPNISEPASFTITSRMPDVVIGGGSGSLAPSDWAKGNFGTSESMSVSPPPLVTSPLKANEGRSSEGHQNPEDAKKPDLHEETDPPMPSSSQSKPVLAGQIQPGAGSLDSPQDAAPVNSVSVVPPPPPKNAARILALALAESAQQASAHTQKKPEVQPECTGSAEAETGGTAEKFHPYSSVPSEKLYAHLPEDQLGFQGTMPGDHHHRSGLPVDQGLQNSGMLEGSNHLQVGGPGNRNPTLLSADMPGSLQSMGWDHFHPYMLGDTHHLAHSVTPEDQSHPPSGVRGSVQPEPSTTEMSVEAPPLHTCLSMEKNHTSSKLHFPTCAGDDKLQFPPTNAGEKTAATALTYMIKNQTAATDTDPAVSTQSTATSQPSPVTASYTWGDAGLVTAPHALAGGHQLPPQKPADHQPAVGQAPAAGTKALSNFCQVRGEATPDNPPEPRPAEPAPACMAEDSAIIQCTSAIPIATFHQGHLEKPRENVRAPPLHSRSESVPAPSSYGFTPPVPPVRTIESKIAAAMHSNHVDALNPAGYHSFAAASTLPSPPSAEDLLPPPPPPPPPKPAGLQSAYFSHSKAEGPSEPPGPDNYTPHKLTSAHQHRAESIPPPLYHSKSEQHPGYPSFTEAPASTCPRYNAYATHGKTSSVHHAKPRSRVEYVSSMSPPMRSTSYAEETPPYPTIRRVHSLHVTAPSTIRSVPISRTEVPPDDEPLYCPRPLYQYKPYQPHADYHVTQLQPYFENGRVHYRYSPYSSSSCYTAADGGFCDLDPYSTMRLRQFHPLPSRDFTSYSRLQTKSLYRYPGLPPYPRGGLVGHVAGKEHSFISRDVPPAPDLKPMFVSWDLEDMEKYRMQSIRRESRARQKVKGPVMSQYDNVAPLLQDDLRTMDVIHLRSKSDPGKTGLLTVADGKEGRYVSKVGTPEGDDHYYAPHPEPDLDRPHYHGTFGNGQAEKPPLSQKQSSLRSRKQHEAGCNSAEHRTHLPHDVSHKQPLDPKNGAHYPDYRPKGHQEPPESVGYQQHSGGKYAPGHHDTLRLNHKEVKQAEDRADLERPRGRLPEKHSRDCYKEGEHYGQPVAPPPKPERSHSLRLQHAESTERDASLLYPYQTLGKRQNAMTVVSQYDNLEDYHTMPQHQRGGGYAGGGGFVPPFAHSHSRTYATALGQGAFLPSELCLQRPETEIHAE
- the ARHGAP32 gene encoding rho GTPase-activating protein 32 isoform X2, producing MMKSSLHSEEDDFVPDLQRSIHPRERPDWEETLSAMARGADIPDIAGELPLRTCGSTASMKVKNVKKLSFTKGHFPKMAECAHFHYENVDFGNIQLSLPEEQNEVTRNGCESKELVYLVQISCQGKSWIVKRSYEDFRVLDKHLHLCIYDRRFSQLSELPRSDALKDSPELVTQMLMAYLSRLSAIAGNKINCGPALTWMEIDNKGNHLLVHEESSINVPAIAAAHVIKRYIAQAADELSFEVGDIVSVIDMPPKELTTWWRGKHGFQVGFFPSECVELINDKVPQSVTNSVPKPVSPAHGARPASWSYFPPYLEMDSIKPGSACVSESLNRSQPSSVSKKHGKLITFLRTFMKSRPTKQKLKQRGILKERVFGCDLGEHLLNSGHDVPQVLKSCTEFIEKHGIVDGIYRLSGIASNIQKLRHEFDSEQIPDLTKDVYIQDIHCVGSLCKLYFRELPNPLLTYQLYEKFSDAVSAATDEERLVKIHDVIQQLPPPHYRTLEFLMRHLAHLADYCAITNMHTKNLAIVWAPNLLRSKQIESACFSGTAAFMEVRIQSVVVEFILNHVDVLFSSKLSSVIRESAGHSSLSRPKSLLVSSPSTKLLTLEEAQARTQAQINSPIVADSKYIEVGEGPAALQGKFHTIIDFPTERKRPPSKVKKSPVGSWRSFFNLGKSSSISKRKLQRNPSEPSEMKAIALAGGRGDSGTLRSAKSEESLSSLHAIDGDSKLFRPRRPRSSSDALSASFNGELLGNMNRCNSYDNLPHDHESDGDEGHLHVPALISPKSSEDVDLSPPEIGVASLDFDPMSFQCSPPKAESECLDSSNSLLESVDFNLKDKPNVFKKELDSGSQCQTPGSATSSEPVSPYQEKTMSPFFTLDLSPTEEKPSKPQSFSEKIAHAFSPKMGRKPLKSPPNISEPASFTITSRMPDVVIGGGSGSLAPSDWAKGNFGTSESMSVSPPPLVTSPLKANEGRSSEGHQNPEDAKKPDLHEETDPPMPSSSQSKPVLAGQIQPGAGSLDSPQDAAPVNSVSVVPPPPPKNAARILALALAESAQQASAHTQKKPEVQPECTGSAEAETGGTAEKFHPYSSVPSEKLYAHLPEDQLGFQGTMPGDHHHRSGLPVDQGLQNSGMLEGSNHLQVGGPGNRNPTLLSADMPGSLQSMGWDHFHPYMLGDTHHLAHSVTPEDQSHPPSGVRGSVQPEPSTTEMSVEAPPLHTCLSMEKNHTSSKLHFPTCAGDDKLQFPPTNAGEKTAATALTYMIKNQTAATDTDPAVSTQSTATSQPSPVTASYTWGDAGLVTAPHALAGGHQLPPQKPADHQPAVGQAPAAGTKALSNFCQVRGEATPDNPPEPRPAEPAPACMAEDSAIIQCTSAIPIATFHQGHLEKPRENVRAPPLHSRSESVPAPSSYGFTPPVPPVRTIESKIAAAMHSNHVDALNPAGYHSFAAASTLPSPPSAEDLLPPPPPPPPPKPAGLQSAYFSHSKAEGPSEPPGPDNYTPHKLTSAHQHRAESIPPPLYHSKSEQHPGYPSFTEAPASTCPRYNAYATHGKTSSVHHAKPRSRVEYVSSMSPPMRSTSYAEETPPYPTIRRVHSLHVTAPSTIRSVPISRTEVPPDDEPLYCPRPLYQYKPYQPHADYHVTQLQPYFENGRVHYRYSPYSSSSCYTAADGGFCDLDPYSTMRLRQFHPLPSRDFTSYSRLQTKSLYRYPGLPPYPRGGLVGHVAGKEHSFISRDVPPAPDLKPMFVSWDLEDMEKYRMQSIRRESRARQKVKGPVMSQYDNVAPLLQDDLRTMDVIHLRSKSDPGKTGLLTVADGKEGRYVSKVGTPEGDDHYYAPHPEPDLDRPHYHGTFGNGQAEKPPLSQKQSSLRSRKQHEAGCNSAEHRTHLPHDVSHKQPLDPKNGAHYPDYRPKGHQEPPESVGYQQHSGGKYAPGHHDTLRLNHKEVKQAEDRADLERPRGRLPEKHSRDCYKEGEHYGQPVAPPPKPERSHSLRLQHAESTERDASLLYPYQTLGKRQNAMTVVSQYDNLEDYHTMPQHQRGGGYAGGGGFVPPFAHSHSRTYATALGQGAFLPSELCLQRPETEIHAE